The genomic region CGCTTCGAGCTGGCGGACTTCGTTGACGATTTATGCGAGAGCTATTCGCACGGCATGAAGCAGCGCGTGGCGCTCGCCGCGGCGCTGTTGCACGATCCCGAGGTGCTGGTTCTCGACGAGCCCACGGTCGGGCTCGACCCGCGCACGATCCGGCTGGTGAAGGATCTGCTGCGGGCCCGCGCCGCGGCGGGGACGACCGTGTTCATGTCGACCCATTCGCTGTCGTTGGCCGAGGAGCTGGCCGACCGGATCGGCATCGTCGACCGTGGGCGTTTGCGCTGCCTCGGCACGCTGGACGAGCTGCGCGCGACGTCGGCGCAGGGCCGCTCATCGCTTGAACAACTCTTCCTGCAGTTGACGGCAGGCGACGCCGGCGCCGACGCATCGACCCCTGCGCGATACGGCGAGAAAGGCCCATGAGTGAGGCGGCCGACAATTCGTGGGATGCCGCCGTGCCGCCGGTCGCCGGCGTGGCCCCGCGGACGAAGCTACCGGACGTGGCCGCCGAGGCCGACGTCTTTTCGCGGCTGCGGCGCACTCTGTTGCGCAACGCCATTCGCCAGGCGCTGGCGGTGTCGCGGCTCCGAGCTTCGCTGGCCGCGATCCTGACGATCTTTCTCTGGGCGGGACTGTTCGTCCTCTTCGCCTTGGGCTTCCAGTTTCTCGACGACGCAATTCACGAGTCTTCCACGCACGACGAGACCGTGCGGGCCGTGTATAGCGTCTTTTTCGCTTCGTTGACGATCATGCTCATCATTTCCACGGGCATCATCATGTACAGCGGCATGTACCGCTCGGACGAAGCCACTTTCCTCCTGACGACCCCGGTCCGGCCACAACGCGTCTTCTTGCACAAGTTTCTGCAAGGGATGCTGTTCAGTA from Pirellulales bacterium harbors:
- a CDS encoding ABC transporter ATP-binding protein, yielding MIEFCKVSRSYGRKLAVAELDLVIATGEIFAFLGPNGAGKTTSIKMLVGLLRPSTGTVRVCGFDVVSESREANSRVGYIPDEPYLYEKLTGREFLQFIAGMYGLDERSGSERIAREIARFELADFVDDLCESYSHGMKQRVALAAALLHDPEVLVLDEPTVGLDPRTIRLVKDLLRARAAAGTTVFMSTHSLSLAEELADRIGIVDRGRLRCLGTLDELRATSAQGRSSLEQLFLQLTAGDAGADASTPARYGEKGP